DNA from Roseomonas gilardii subsp. gilardii:
TGAGCATGCCGCTGATGAGGGCGGCGGTGCTGAGCGGCATCATGAGCTGGCCGGGCGGGATGCGGAGGCGGGCGCAGATGCGCAGCACCACGGGGATGAAGATGGCCACCACGCCGGTGGAGCTCATCACCGAGCCGGTGAGGCCCACGATCAGCATGAGCAGCACGAGCAGGCGGGTCGGGCTGCCATGGGCGCGGGCGAGCAGCCAGTCGCCGAGCTGGCGGGCGATGCCGGTGCGGACGAGGCCCTCGCCGACGACGAAGAGGGCGGCCACCAGGAGGACGCTGGAATCGCCGAAGCCGGCCAGGGCCTCCGGCACCGTGACGGTGCCGGTGAGCGGCAGGAGGAGGAGCATGAGCAGGGCCACCACATCCGTGCGGGGGCGGCCGGTGACGAACATGCCGATGGCCAGGCCGAGGAGGCCCAGCACCATGGCGAGCGAGGCGGTCATCGGGGGCCGGGGAGGGGGCGGTGTCGCGATTCGGGAATGGGCATGCCGGTCCTTCCGCCGCCGGGGGCGCCCGGCCCGGGCTGTTCTCCCTGGGGGCGGCCCGGTCGTTTCCGGGGCGGGACTATCCCATTCCGCGGTTCGGCGGAACCGGGCTGGTTCCGCCGGCCTGGTCGGATCAGGTTTGCCTAATCAGGCGCGGTTGCGGCGGGTGTGGCGGCGGACGGCGGCCTCGACCTGGGCGAGGTCGCCGGGGAGGAGTTCCAGGCGCTCCTCGCGGGTGAAGAGGTCGGCCAGGCGCGGGGGGAGGGCGGGGCGGAAGCCGACCGCCCGTTCCGCCGCGTCGGGGAACTTCGCGGGATGGGCGGTGGCGGCGACGATCACCGGGATGGCCGGGTCCTCCGGCGCCAGGGCGCGGGCGGCGTGGGTGGCGGTGGCGCTGTGCGGGTCGGGCAGCCAGCCGGTGGCGGCGTGGACGCGGCGCATCTCCTCCAGCGTGCCCTCGTCATCCAGGGCGGTGCCGCGGAAGAGGTCCGCCGCGCGGCGCCAGGCGGCGTCGGGGACGGGCATGCGGCCGGTTTCGCGGAAGGCGCGCATGGCCTGGGCGGTGGCGGCGGGGTCGCGGTCCAGGAGCTCGAAGAGCAGGCGCTCGAAGTTCGAGGAGACCTGGATGTCCATGCTGGGGGAGAGGGAGGGCTCCACCGGGCGGGCGGACATGTCGTTGGCCGTGAAGAAGCGCGGCAGGATGTCGTTGCGGTTGGAGGAGATGATGAGGCGCCCGATGGGCAGGCCCATCTTCCGCGCCGCCCAGGCGGCCAGGACGTTGCCGAAATTGCCGGTGGGGACGGAGACGGCGACCGGGCGGTCGGGGGCGCCAAGGGCCAGGGCGGCATAGGCGTAGTAGGGGATCTGGGCGGCGACGCGGGCCCAGTTGATCGAGTTCACCGCGGAAAGGTTCATCTCCCGCC
Protein-coding regions in this window:
- the thrC gene encoding threonine synthase, whose translation is MRYVSTRGEAPARDFPGVLLAGLAEDGGLFVPETWPSLSAAEWRAMRGLPYPELAARIVGLFTGGTIPDAALRRMTGEAYATFTHPAVAPLVQLDTRTFALELFHGPTLAFKDMAMQLLGRLFDHVLAERGERVTIVGATSGDTGSAAIEACRDRANIDIVILHPQGRTSEVQRRQMTTVLSSNVHNLAVEGDFDTCQDLVKAMFADAPFRREMNLSAVNSINWARVAAQIPYYAYAALALGAPDRPVAVSVPTGNFGNVLAAWAARKMGLPIGRLIISSNRNDILPRFFTANDMSARPVEPSLSPSMDIQVSSNFERLLFELLDRDPAATAQAMRAFRETGRMPVPDAAWRRAADLFRGTALDDEGTLEEMRRVHAATGWLPDPHSATATHAARALAPEDPAIPVIVAATAHPAKFPDAAERAVGFRPALPPRLADLFTREERLELLPGDLAQVEAAVRRHTRRNRA